The Pseudodesulfovibrio sp. zrk46 genome contains a region encoding:
- a CDS encoding phosphatase PAP2 family protein, protein MNIDSLKHWALFSAPLFLMLGCLWLGFDSEVDVATYFKAHSQAHPMLASVLKVITDWSNPVFYVLYGAMLIQALRKGDFETRRYVLILLAVQVIVAVLCVHFIKRTVGRPRPSQLQYRWDPITHRGTFHSLPSGHTTEFVGWTLPLALRKHTTAITMLLGILVGLLGFSRIYLGWHHPTDVFFGWMLGSFTALATTVIADSTLFRKKANA, encoded by the coding sequence ATGAACATTGATTCCCTGAAACATTGGGCGCTCTTTTCTGCGCCCCTTTTTCTCATGCTCGGCTGCCTCTGGCTCGGATTTGACTCAGAGGTCGACGTGGCAACATATTTCAAGGCGCACAGCCAAGCACACCCGATGCTGGCAAGCGTTCTTAAAGTCATAACCGACTGGAGCAATCCCGTTTTCTATGTCCTTTACGGAGCCATGCTTATTCAGGCCCTCCGCAAAGGCGACTTTGAGACCCGCCGGTATGTGCTCATCCTGCTGGCAGTGCAGGTAATCGTGGCCGTATTGTGCGTCCACTTCATCAAACGCACCGTGGGGCGTCCGCGTCCTTCACAGCTCCAGTACCGATGGGATCCGATCACCCACCGCGGCACATTCCACTCGCTGCCGTCCGGGCACACCACCGAGTTCGTGGGCTGGACCCTGCCCCTTGCCCTGCGCAAACACACCACCGCAATCACCATGTTGCTGGGCATCCTAGTAGGGCTGCTCGGTTTCTCTCGAATTTACCTTGGATGGCATCATCCCACCGACGTATTCTTCGGCTGGATGCTCGGCAGCTTCACGGCCCTGGCCACCACGGTCATCGCCGATTCCACTCTTTTCCGCAAAAAAGCCAACGCATAA
- a CDS encoding TIGR04282 family arsenosugar biosynthesis glycosyltransferase has translation MKDCILFFVKYPEPGAVKTRLAEDSSPELAAEFYSVFAKEKLDELSHGSNADIIICFTPEDRKAETREWLGSGFRYIAQKGGDLGRRMENAFREAFFMGYDRALLVGSDIPALTSDIVNHGLEQIESGAAVLGPAEDGGYYLIGFPRGGMVPEVFHDIEWSTDTVAQETRNKLEAADLECRELEHLDDTDTLDDLEPLVALGSLGPLGSESLRVARKLVGM, from the coding sequence ATGAAGGACTGTATCCTCTTTTTCGTTAAATATCCCGAGCCCGGCGCAGTGAAAACACGTCTGGCTGAAGACTCGTCCCCTGAACTGGCGGCTGAGTTCTATTCTGTCTTTGCCAAGGAAAAACTGGATGAACTGTCCCACGGCTCTAACGCGGACATTATCATCTGCTTCACCCCGGAAGACCGCAAGGCTGAGACCCGCGAATGGCTCGGCTCCGGCTTTCGCTACATCGCTCAAAAAGGGGGAGACCTCGGCCGCAGGATGGAGAACGCCTTTCGCGAGGCCTTTTTCATGGGCTACGACCGCGCCCTCCTCGTGGGCAGCGACATCCCTGCCCTGACGTCCGACATCGTCAACCACGGCCTGGAGCAAATCGAATCCGGTGCGGCCGTTCTCGGCCCGGCCGAAGATGGCGGCTATTATCTCATCGGCTTCCCCCGCGGCGGCATGGTGCCTGAAGTGTTCCATGACATTGAATGGAGCACTGACACCGTGGCACAGGAGACTCGCAACAAGCTTGAAGCAGCCGATCTCGAATGCCGGGAGTTGGAACACCTCGACGACACCGACACGCTGGACGATCTTGAGCCGCTTGTAGCCCTCGGTTCTCTTGGACCACTGGGCAGCGAGTCACTACGCGTGGCTCGCAAGCTGGTAGGCATGTAG
- a CDS encoding PH domain-containing protein, with product MGLLDKVLGNAAEVDVADIQNDFAPILATGETVVMAYKVIRDMFVFTNKRLVLVDKQGMTGKKVDYLSLPYKSITRFSVETSGHFDMDAELKIWMSGTREPIIKELKKGTDVVGVQRTLAEYVLK from the coding sequence ATGGGACTTCTCGACAAGGTACTCGGCAACGCAGCCGAAGTGGACGTAGCTGACATCCAAAACGACTTCGCACCGATTCTCGCCACTGGCGAAACCGTAGTCATGGCCTACAAGGTGATCCGCGACATGTTTGTTTTCACCAACAAGCGCCTCGTCCTCGTGGACAAGCAGGGCATGACCGGCAAAAAGGTCGACTACCTTTCCCTGCCCTACAAATCGATCACACGTTTCTCCGTTGAGACCAGCGGTCATTTCGATATGGATGCCGAGCTCAAGATCTGGATGTCCGGCACCCGCGAACCCATCATCAAAGAGCTGAAGAAAGGCACCGACGTTGTCGGGGTACAGAGGACTCTGGCCGAGTACGTGCTGAAGTAA